From a single Brassica napus cultivar Da-Ae chromosome C9, Da-Ae, whole genome shotgun sequence genomic region:
- the LOC106357812 gene encoding transcription factor HBI1 yields the protein MLEGLVSPENLSLSYADMSVPERLKWLQQHQQQEVLSLSSNDSPDLLQILQFHGSNNDELLQSTFSHFQMVGSGFGTNYNMGFGHSHEAMDGCISRTSSCQIHPPDTMGVMLKNSEENRAISLKNKRKSEVKTREEEKTEKKIKVEAETESNISNKEASSDTSKETSKGASQIQKLDYIHVRARRGEATDRHSLAERARREKISKKMKYLQDLVPGCNTVTGKAGVLDEIINYVQSLQRQVEFLSMKLAVINPELELGVEDLSVKQFQAAYFTNFPVVIASKPSVMVDVPLFLLDQQGSPNLSVSNPNQTSIDAPSESWETQSQSLFASVLR from the exons ATGTTGGAAGGTCTTGTCTCTCCAGAAAACTTGTCCTTAAGCTACGCGGACATGTCTGTACCTGAAAGGCTTAAGTGGCTGCAACAGCATCAACAACAAGAAGTTTTGTCTCTGAGCAGTAATGATTCACCCGACCTTCTTCAGATACTACAATTCCATGGAAGCAACAATGATGAGTTGTTGCAGAGTACCTTCAGTCATTTTCAAATGGTTGGATCTGGTTTTGGAACAAACTATAACATGGGTTTTGGTCATTCACATGAAGCTATGGATGGCTGCATTTCAAGAACAAGTAGTTGCCAGATACATCCACCGGATACAATGGGGGTTATGTTGAAGAACAGTGAAGAAAACAGAGCTATTTCCTtgaaaaacaagagaaaatcAGAG GTCAAGACAAGGGAAGAGGAAAAGACAGAGAAGAAGATCAAAGTAGAGGCTGAGACAGAGTCAAACATAAGTAACAAGGAAGCATCTTCAGACACTTCAAAGGAGACATCAAAGGGAGCTTCACAGATCCAGAAATTGGATTATATCCACGTGAGAGCTCGTCGAGGGGAAGCCACAGACAGACACAGTTTAGCAGAAAGG GCAAGAAGAGAAAAGATAAGCAAGAAGATGAAATATCTGCAAGATCTTGTCCCTGGATGCAACACAGTCACTGGAAAAGCTGGTGTGCTTGATGAGATCATCAATTATGTTCAGTCTCTACAGAGACAAGTTGAG TTCTTGTCGATGAAACTTGCTGTCATAAACCCAGAACTCGAGCTTGGTGTGGAAGATTTATCTGTAAAGCAG TTTCAGGCGGCTTACTTTACAAATTTTCCAGTGGTAATTGCTTCAAAACCATCAGTAATGGTTGATGTACCATTGTTTCTACTAGACCAGCAAGGATCTCCAAATCTATCAGTgtcaaacccaaaccaaacatCTATTGACGCT CCATCTGAAAGCTGGGAAACTCAGTCACAGAGTCTCTTTGCTTCAGTACTAAGATAA
- the LOC106357811 gene encoding ATPase family AAA domain-containing protein 3C-like isoform X2 encodes MAASRLCSAAAIAAAFTSASMSPNRAYADSQFRFPFFSSSSSTPSESQTDQPSPETDERKGSGFDPESLERGAKALREINKSPHSKQVFDLMRKQEKIRLAELAADKSHNEAVQAHKDIERQQKLAEDQRNLLQQQAQAKAQNLRYEDELARKRLQTDHEAQRRHNVELVKMQEESSTRKEQARIATEEQIQAQQRQTEKERAELERETIRVKAMAEAEGRAHEAKLTEEQNRRMLLDRINGEREKWLAAINTTFSHIEGGVKALLTDRNKLIMTVGGATALAAGVYTTREGARVTWGYINRILGQPSLIRESSMGRFPWAGSVSQYKNKISKFGKAASAKGENPLDNVVLHPSLKKRIEHLARATANTKSHQAPFRNMMFYGPPGTGKTMVAREIARKSGLDYAMMTGGDVAPLGAQAVTKIHEIFDWAKKSNKGLLLFIDEADAFLCERNSTYMSEAQRSALNALLFRTGDQSRDIVLVLATNRPGDLDSAVTDRIDEVIEFPLPGEDERFKLIKLYLNKYLTGEDKKDTNTKWSHFFKKQSQKITVEGDLTEQVIRVAARKTEGFSGREIAKLVAGVQAAVYGRPDCVLDSQLFEEIVDYKIQEHHQRARLATEGDQSFLYG; translated from the exons ATGGCTGCTTCTAGATTATGTTCTGCGGCGGCGATTGCTGCTGCTTTCACTTCAGCGTCCATGTCTCCGAACCGAGCCTACGCTGACTCGCAATTTCGCTTtcccttcttctcttcttcttcgtccacGCCGTCGGAATCTCAAACCGATCAGCCTTCACCGGAGACTGATGAACGTAAAGGATCTGGTTTCGATCCTGAGTCATTGGAAAGAGGCGCTAAAGCTCTTAGAGAAATTAACAAGTCTCCTCATTCAAAACAG GTGTTTGATCTAATGCGAAAGCAGGAGAAGATTCGTTTGGCTGAACTAGCGGCTGATAAGTCGCATAATGAAGCTGTTCAAGCTCACAAGGACATT GAAAGACAGCAGAAATTGGCTGAGGATCAGAGAAATCTACTGCAGCAGCAGGCACAAGCAAAAGCTCAGAACCTTCGATACGAAGATGAGTTGGCGAGGAAGCGACTGCAG ACGGATCATGAAGCTCAGAGACGGCACAATGTTGAGTTGGTTAAGATGCAAGAAGAGTCTTCTACCCGGAAAGAGCAGGCAAGAATCGCCACGGAAGAACAGATTCAAGCGCAGCAGCGCCAGACTGAGAAAGAGAGAGCTGAACTCGAGCGAGAAACGATTCGCGTCAAAGCCATGGCTGAGGCTGAAGGCCGAGCTCACGAAGCCAAACTTACCGAGGAGCAGAATCGAAGAATGCTTCTGGATAGGATCAATGGTGAAAGGGAGAAATGGCTTGCAGCAATCAACACTACGTTCAGTCACATTGAAG GGGGAGTCAAGGCTCTATTAACTGACCGAAATAAGCTGATTATGACTGTTGGAGGAGCTACAGCATTAGCGGCCGGGGTCTACACAACGCG AGAGGGTGCTAGAGTTACATGGGGTTACATTAATCGGATACTTGGACAGCCATCACTTATCCGAGAATCCTCCATGGGTAGGTTTCCGTGGGCAGGCTCAGTGTCTCAGTATAAGAACAAAATCTCCAAGTTCGGAAAAGCTGCATCTGCAAAAGGAGAAAACCCCCTTGATAATGTAGTTCTCCATCCTTCTCTAAAGAAGAGAATCGAGCATCTTGCTAGAGCTACAGCGAATACTAAGTCTCATCAAGCGCCATTCCGCAACATGATGTTTTACGGTCCTCCAGGTACCGGTAAAACTATGGTGGCCAGAGAGATTGCTCGGAAGTCG GGTCTTGATTATGCTATGATGACAGGAGGAGATGTTGCTCCACTGGGTGCACAGGCTGTTACTAAAATCCATGAGATATTTGATTGGGCTAAGAAATCAAACAAAGGCTTACTGCTTTTCATCGATGAAGCTGATGCTTTCCTATGCGA ACGTAACAGCACGTATATGAGCGAGGCTCAGCGCAGCGCTCTGAACGCGTTGCTCTTTCGAACCGGTGATCAGTCACGGGACATAGTTCTGGTCCTGGCCACAAACAGACCAGGGGATCTCGACAGTGCGGTCACCGACAGGATCGACGAAGTCATCGAGTTTCCGCTCCCTGGTGAAGATGAGCGCTTCAAGCTCATTAAACTCTATCTCAACAAGTACCTAACTGGTGAAGACAAGAAAGATACAAACACGAAGTGGAGCCATTTTTTCAAGAAGCAGTCACAGAAGATAACCGTTGAAGGAGACTTAACGGAGCAAGTGATCAGAGTGGCTGCGAGAAAGACGGAAGGGTTCTCTGGTCGTGAGATCGCAAAGCTTGTCGCTGGTGTTCAAGCTGCGGTGTACGGACGACCAGACTGCGTCTTGGATTCACAGCTTTTTGAAGAGATTGTGGATTATAAAATTCAAGAACACCACCAGAGAGCCAGACTTGCGACCGAAGGTGACCAATCGTTTCTGTACGGTTAG
- the LOC106357811 gene encoding ATPase family AAA domain-containing protein 3C-like isoform X1 produces MAASRLCSAAAIAAAFTSASMSPNRAYADSQFRFPFFSSSSSTPSESQTDQPSPETDERKGSGFDPESLERGAKALREINKSPHSKQVFDLMRKQEKIRLAELAADKSHNEAVQAHKDIERQQKLAEDQRNLLQQQAQAKAQNLRYEDELARKRLQVKSMFDLKLLQTDHEAQRRHNVELVKMQEESSTRKEQARIATEEQIQAQQRQTEKERAELERETIRVKAMAEAEGRAHEAKLTEEQNRRMLLDRINGEREKWLAAINTTFSHIEGGVKALLTDRNKLIMTVGGATALAAGVYTTREGARVTWGYINRILGQPSLIRESSMGRFPWAGSVSQYKNKISKFGKAASAKGENPLDNVVLHPSLKKRIEHLARATANTKSHQAPFRNMMFYGPPGTGKTMVAREIARKSGLDYAMMTGGDVAPLGAQAVTKIHEIFDWAKKSNKGLLLFIDEADAFLCERNSTYMSEAQRSALNALLFRTGDQSRDIVLVLATNRPGDLDSAVTDRIDEVIEFPLPGEDERFKLIKLYLNKYLTGEDKKDTNTKWSHFFKKQSQKITVEGDLTEQVIRVAARKTEGFSGREIAKLVAGVQAAVYGRPDCVLDSQLFEEIVDYKIQEHHQRARLATEGDQSFLYG; encoded by the exons ATGGCTGCTTCTAGATTATGTTCTGCGGCGGCGATTGCTGCTGCTTTCACTTCAGCGTCCATGTCTCCGAACCGAGCCTACGCTGACTCGCAATTTCGCTTtcccttcttctcttcttcttcgtccacGCCGTCGGAATCTCAAACCGATCAGCCTTCACCGGAGACTGATGAACGTAAAGGATCTGGTTTCGATCCTGAGTCATTGGAAAGAGGCGCTAAAGCTCTTAGAGAAATTAACAAGTCTCCTCATTCAAAACAG GTGTTTGATCTAATGCGAAAGCAGGAGAAGATTCGTTTGGCTGAACTAGCGGCTGATAAGTCGCATAATGAAGCTGTTCAAGCTCACAAGGACATT GAAAGACAGCAGAAATTGGCTGAGGATCAGAGAAATCTACTGCAGCAGCAGGCACAAGCAAAAGCTCAGAACCTTCGATACGAAGATGAGTTGGCGAGGAAGCGACTGCAGGTAAAATCAA TGTTCGACTTGAAACTTTTGCAGACGGATCATGAAGCTCAGAGACGGCACAATGTTGAGTTGGTTAAGATGCAAGAAGAGTCTTCTACCCGGAAAGAGCAGGCAAGAATCGCCACGGAAGAACAGATTCAAGCGCAGCAGCGCCAGACTGAGAAAGAGAGAGCTGAACTCGAGCGAGAAACGATTCGCGTCAAAGCCATGGCTGAGGCTGAAGGCCGAGCTCACGAAGCCAAACTTACCGAGGAGCAGAATCGAAGAATGCTTCTGGATAGGATCAATGGTGAAAGGGAGAAATGGCTTGCAGCAATCAACACTACGTTCAGTCACATTGAAG GGGGAGTCAAGGCTCTATTAACTGACCGAAATAAGCTGATTATGACTGTTGGAGGAGCTACAGCATTAGCGGCCGGGGTCTACACAACGCG AGAGGGTGCTAGAGTTACATGGGGTTACATTAATCGGATACTTGGACAGCCATCACTTATCCGAGAATCCTCCATGGGTAGGTTTCCGTGGGCAGGCTCAGTGTCTCAGTATAAGAACAAAATCTCCAAGTTCGGAAAAGCTGCATCTGCAAAAGGAGAAAACCCCCTTGATAATGTAGTTCTCCATCCTTCTCTAAAGAAGAGAATCGAGCATCTTGCTAGAGCTACAGCGAATACTAAGTCTCATCAAGCGCCATTCCGCAACATGATGTTTTACGGTCCTCCAGGTACCGGTAAAACTATGGTGGCCAGAGAGATTGCTCGGAAGTCG GGTCTTGATTATGCTATGATGACAGGAGGAGATGTTGCTCCACTGGGTGCACAGGCTGTTACTAAAATCCATGAGATATTTGATTGGGCTAAGAAATCAAACAAAGGCTTACTGCTTTTCATCGATGAAGCTGATGCTTTCCTATGCGA ACGTAACAGCACGTATATGAGCGAGGCTCAGCGCAGCGCTCTGAACGCGTTGCTCTTTCGAACCGGTGATCAGTCACGGGACATAGTTCTGGTCCTGGCCACAAACAGACCAGGGGATCTCGACAGTGCGGTCACCGACAGGATCGACGAAGTCATCGAGTTTCCGCTCCCTGGTGAAGATGAGCGCTTCAAGCTCATTAAACTCTATCTCAACAAGTACCTAACTGGTGAAGACAAGAAAGATACAAACACGAAGTGGAGCCATTTTTTCAAGAAGCAGTCACAGAAGATAACCGTTGAAGGAGACTTAACGGAGCAAGTGATCAGAGTGGCTGCGAGAAAGACGGAAGGGTTCTCTGGTCGTGAGATCGCAAAGCTTGTCGCTGGTGTTCAAGCTGCGGTGTACGGACGACCAGACTGCGTCTTGGATTCACAGCTTTTTGAAGAGATTGTGGATTATAAAATTCAAGAACACCACCAGAGAGCCAGACTTGCGACCGAAGGTGACCAATCGTTTCTGTACGGTTAG